The following proteins are encoded in a genomic region of Camarhynchus parvulus chromosome 4A, STF_HiC, whole genome shotgun sequence:
- the SHROOM4 gene encoding protein Shroom4 isoform X6 has translation MPLLRNSCDQRRGRAWPHRSLCGAWGSGTFSKASFSPDTRRPWNIPWDILGAVLPLMPLSVTQVEDGGKAALSRRLQPGDELVNISGTPLYGSRQEALILIKGSYRTLKMVVRRRSVPVFRPHSWHVAKLAESRADVPTMHCLADAFSLSWPSGCDVSTDRSSSIGSMESLDHPSQACYEGDPSPIDQGMYHSKRDSAYSSFSASSIASDCTLSLRLEETVSIDSSLQGPCKAPDRRYLTTGTEPSASWHPEAWRAPVPPQPPVRRDSLRAAPAGRGDRCQASVSADMLHAKGRWISDTFLCQRDGEAEVVGRRKLAPYPTKDCLSADQYYMLSSHPDRCPAEPLLGESMESDNQPYVDDSMHQVPDATTADDNPLLSPLKGLVSHRHSAPEQLLASQFRSLQLGTNSGRASPAPSGQHWTLSPLHPEGSRGGTTGAARDPLHCPEPCCRPLPCRCCPELQQACGPDGQGAGPVLSTEGPVEEESQGGARRAGGPPHRSAQMRRRSDRFATSLRNEIQWRKAQLQKSRGPGAPPPGEEPVEETEEPPEGSVLAERHPAPPECLSPAPSEESRNSGRSADQGIPTPDPAPKGPLSPEQMVPRARGRWHWSPENKLQPQHSPSHSELEGYSQGPAACSSPPRGSDEAVLLPFADRRRFFEESSRLAPPRHSKPPAGDPSTFQPPGPEHRDVCRLSVDQPYSPPSPSRPGSAGPYAECCREQPHCYKPLGRPGELDYLRGFSYPYGVPLRPEPCRYCGGDLCPPPRPRGHTCRCHPVSWVRCPDCCYPATHPGREESDAWPPRRAFVPEFPQDEWEPPAITRKVSQSVSELSSYPPGFPRLGPFHTCLESTEPEWPPCYRATSTHDLLWDSDRLAHTPESPPDPLHRPLRGRAFSESHLNLEPSSPWGCDQKDLFRAKLDPPSIPKKKGPPPPRPPPPNWEKYRQRRASQHPPDGAGHGSAFSAAPMPIRSIAEAVRERSQSLTGEQKGQSWGHTACPPALSGAWPRPEASRSLRRTPGPGAANAEICRVSGAGEKQTKMKRSGEMEEQPQWLIQNQEQGRASPRGVGECSLSLHCGSGPALPEALKPSSGAVEGLSCQGSWPQPRCMDSEERLWDVAVRDHSLASILAPLASPGTASEVMGELLVAGERQAWRKCLQQDWHLEALAQDRQGFEPISLPPRSAASSSSLPVHFGVAVGKTEPLNKVKALPEVVEGSSEDEEEEVDHELVEKKLALREKQRLLVAQLEDAKELKEHVGRREEAVGAMVARYLPPEHLQDYQHFVKMKSALIAEQRELEEKIKLGQEQLRCLRESLGQASKDC, from the exons ATGCCCTTGCTCAGAAATTCATGTGACCAGAGAAGGGGGAGAGCCTGGCCCCACAGATCCCTCTGTGGTGCCTGGGGCTCAGGCACCTTCTCTAAAGCCTCTTTCTCCCCTGACACACGGCGGCCATGGAACATCCCCTGGGATATTCTGGGGGCTGTGCTCCCTTTGATGCCCCTCTCTGTCACCCAGGTGGAGGATGGGGGCAAGGCTGCACTGTCCCGCCGGCTGCAGCCAGGTGATGAGCTGGTGAACATCAGCGGGACGCCGCTGTACGGATCCCGCCAGGAGGCCCTCATCCTCATCAAGGGCTCCTACCGCACTCTGAAGATGGTTGTTCGCAG GAGGAGCGTGCCCGTCTTCCGGCCCCATTCCTGGCATGTGGCCAAACTTGCCGAAAGCCGCGCAGACGTCCCCACCATGCACTGCCTGGCTGATgccttcagcctctcctggccTTCGGGTTGTGATGTCAG cactgaCCGGAGCAGCTCCATCGGGAGTATGGAGAGCCTGGACCATCCCAGCCAGGCCTGCTATGAAGGAGACCCCTCACCCATTGACCAGGGCATGTACCACAGCAAGCGGGACTCGGCCTACAGCTCCTTCTCTGCCAGCTCCATTGCCTCTGACTGCACCCTCTCTCTCCGTCTTGAAGAGACCGTGTCCATTGATTCCAGCCTCCAAGGCCCCTGCAAAGCCCCTGACAGGCGCTACCTGACCACAGGGACTGAGCCGTCTGCCAGCTGGCACCCTGAGGCCTGGCGGGCAccagtgcccccccagccccctgtcAGGAGGGACAGCCTgcgagcagccccagctggcagaggggacaggtgCCAGGCCTCAGTGTCAGCGGATATGCTGCATGCCAAGGGCCGGTGGATCTCTGACACCTTCCTCTGCCAGCGGGATGGGGAGGCAGAAGTAGTGGGCAGGAGGAAACTGGCGCCATACCCCACAAAGGACTGTCTCTCTGCTGACCAGTATTACATGCTGAGCTCCCACCCGGACCGTTGCCCAGCTGAGCCACTCCTGGGGGAGAGCATGGAGTCTGACAACCAGCCATACGTGGATGACAGCATGCACCAAGTGCCTGATGCCACAACAGCAGATGACAACCCATTGCTGTCCCCTCTCAAGGGCCTCGTGTCGCACCGTCACAGTGCTCCTGAGCAACTGCTGGCCTCCCAGTTCCGCtctctccagctgggcaccaacAGCGGGCGAGCTTCTCCAGCCCCCAGTGGGCAACACTGGACCTTGTCCCCACTGCATCCTGAGGGCAGCCGAGGGGGAACCACAGGGGCTGCCCGGGATCccctgcactgcccagagccTTGCTGCCGCCCACTGCCCTGCcgctgctgccctgagctgcagcaagcCTGCGGGCCGGATGGCCAGGGGGCTGGCCCAGTACTCAGCACTGAGGGCCCAGTGGAGGAGGAGAGCCAGGGAGGGGCCCGGCGGGCTGGGGGTCCTCCCCACCGCTCTGCTCAGATGCGCCGCCGCAGCGACCGCTTTGCCACCAGCCTGCGCAACGAGATCCAGTGGCGCAAGGCCCAGCTGCAGAAGAGCCGGGGTCCTGGTGCACCTCCGCCTGGTGAGGAGCCAGTGGAGGAAACTGAGGAGCCCCCAGAGGGCAGTGTACTGGCAGAGCGACACCCTGCCCCGCCTGAGTGTCTCAGCCCTGCACCGAGTGAGGAGAGCAGGAACTCTGGCCGCTCTGCAGATCAGGGCATCCCCACCCCTGACCCAGCCCCTAAAGGGCCCTTGTCCCCTGAGCAGATGGTGCCAAGAGCCAGGGGCCGCTGGCACTGGTCCCCGGAAAACAAGCTGCAGCCACAACACTCGCCCAGCCACAGTGAACTGGAGGGCTACAGCCAGGGCCCGGCGGCCTGCAGCTCCCCACCACGGGGCAGCGACGAAGCGGTCCTGCTGCCCTTTGCCGACCGCCGCCGGTTCTTTGAGGAGAGCAGCCGACTGGCACCACCCCGGCACAGCAAGCCGCCAGCAGGTGATCCCAGCACCTTCCAGCCCCCTGGCCCTGAGCACCGGGATGTCTGCCGCCTCTCTGTGGACCAGCCCTACAGCCCACCCTCACCCAGCcgccctggctctgctggccccTATGCTGAGTGCTGCCGGGAGCAGCCCCACTGTTACAAGCCACTGGGGAGGCCAGGGGAGCTGGATTACCTGCGGGGCTTCTCCTACCCCTATGGGGTTCCCCTGCGCCCTGAGCCCTGCCGCTACTGTGGAGGGGACCTGTGCCCGCCACCACGGCCCCGTGGCCACACATGCCGCTGTCACCCTGTGTCCTGGGTGCGCTGCCCTGACTGCTGCTACCCAGCTACCCATCCTGGGCGAGAGGAGAGTGATGCCTGGCCCCCCCGGAGAGCTTTCGTCCCA GAATTTCCTCAGGATGAGTGGGAACCACCTGCAATCACCAGGAAAGTCAGCCAGTCCGTCAG TGAGCTCTCCAGCTACCCACCCGGTTTCCCAAGGCTTGGCCCATTCCACACCTGCCTTGAGAGCACCGAGCCAGAGTGGCCACCCTGCTACCGGGCCACATCCACGCATGACCTCTTGTGGGATAGTGACCGCCTGGCCCACACCCCTGAGAGCCCCCCGGATCCGCTGCACCGCCCACTAAGGGGCAGAGCCTTCTCTGAGAGCCATCTCAACCTGGAACCttccagcccctggggctgtgaccagAAGGACCTTTTCCGTGCCAAGCTGGACCCTCCCAGCATCCCCAAAAAGAAGGGCCCACCACCTCCCCGCCCACCTCCGCCCAACTGGGAGAAGTACAGACAGCGTCGAGCATCCCAGCACCCACCAGATGGTGCTGGGCATGGCTCTGCCTTCTCTGCTGCCCCAATGCCAATCCGCAGCATTGCTGAGGCAGTGAGGGAGCGGTCACAGAGCCTCACCGGGGAGCAGAAAGGCCAGTCCTGGGGGCACACTGCTTGCCCCCCTGCTCTGTCAGGTGCCTGGCCCCGACCTGAGGCCTCCAGATCACTCCGCAGGACTCCTGGGCCTGGTGCTGCCAACGCTGAAATTTGCAG GGTGTCAGGAGCTGGGGAGAAGCAGACAAAGATGAAGCGGTCTGGGGAGATGGAGGAGCAGCCCCAATGGCTCATCCAGAACCAGGAGCAGGGCCGTGCCAGTCCCCGTGGGGTGGGTGagtgctccctgtccctgcattGTGGctctggccctgccctgccagaggCACTTAAGCCCAGTTCTGGGGCAGtggaggggctgagctgccagggcagctggccccagccccgctgcaTGGACTCCGAGGAACGACTGTGGGATGTGGCTGTCAGGGACCATTCCCTGGCCAGTATCCTGGCCCCCTTGGcttcccctggcactgccagtgaGGTGATGGgtgagctgctggtggcaggggaGCGACAGGCCTGGCGGAAGTGTCTCCAGCAGGACTGGCacctggaggccctggcacaggacag GCAAGGTTTTGAGCCCATCTCGCTGCCTCCCAGgagtgctgccagctccagttCCTTGCCAGTGCACTTTGGTGTTGCAGTAGGCAAAACTGAGCCACTCAACAAGGTAAAGGCGCTGCCGGAGGTGGTGGAGGGGAGCTcggaggatgaggaggaggaggtggacCATGAGCTGGTGGAAAAGAAG CTGGCCCTGCGGGAGAAGCAGCggctgctggtggcacagctggaggatGCCAAAGAGCTGAAGGAGCATGTGGGGCGGCGTGAGGAGGCAGTGGGTGCCATGGTGGCACGGTACCTGCCCCCCGAGCACCTCCAGGATTACCAGCACTTCGTCAAGATGAAGTCGGCCCTcattgctgagcagagggagctggaagaGAAGATCAAGCTGGGCCAGGAACAGCTCAGGTGCCTGCGTGAGAGCCTTGGCCAGGCCTCCAAGGACTGCTAG